Proteins from one Erythrolamprus reginae isolate rEryReg1 chromosome 6, rEryReg1.hap1, whole genome shotgun sequence genomic window:
- the LOC139168927 gene encoding cyclin-dependent kinase inhibitor 1-like, with amino-acid sequence MDLISAKAAPTKRNLFGPVDHDQLLQEFQSMMRSSMEQAKQRWNFDFFQDTPIVGLLQWEELRGHEVPAFYRTHIARESRPPLQPFNRTVDCREGKIQLQGREAERARPSKTATVGKKRRQTYLTDYYTTKKQIRTDMKTPVKKLAF; translated from the exons ATGGACCTGATTTCGGCCAAAGCAGCCCCCACCAAGAGGAACCTCTTTGGGCCAGTGGACCACGACCAATTGCTGCAGGAGTTCCAGAGCATGATGAGATCCAGCATGGAGCAGGCGAAGCAACGGTGGAACTTCGACTTCTTCCAAGATACGCCCATCGTGGGGCTTCTGCAATGGGAAGAGCTGCGGGGCCACGAGGTtcccgccttctaccgcacgcaCATCGCCAGGGAGTCTCGCCCGCCTCTGCAGCCCTTCAACAGGACTGTGGACTGCAGAGAAGGGAAAATTCAACTCCAGGGTCGAGAGGCGGAAAGAGCCAGGCCGAGCAAAACGGCGACGGTGGGCAAGAAGCGAAGACAGACGTATTTGACAG ATTATTATACAACGAAGAAGCAGATCAGAACAGATATGAAAACACCTGTAAAGAAACTGGCCTTCTAA